A region from the Hypericibacter adhaerens genome encodes:
- a CDS encoding hydantoinase B/oxoprolinase family protein, whose protein sequence is MGKLAGGKDAAVEGGRWQFWIDRGGTFTDIVARRPDGGLVTHKLLSENPERYRDAAIQGIRELLKLGAGRPIPADAIAAVKMGTTVGTNALLERKGDRTLLAVTRGFADALRIGYQNRPDIFARRIVLPELLYERVLEVDERVTAEGEVLRPLDLAGARTGLQAALADGIHAVAILLMHGYRHTEHERRLAELAREMGFSQVSVSHRVSPLMKLVGRGDTTVVDAYLSPLLRRYVDQVASELGGARLMFMQSNGGLTDARLFQGKDCILSGPAGGIVGAVETSRQAGFERIIGFDMGGTSTDVSHYAGEYERAFETHVAGVRMRAPMMQIHTVAAGGGSILFFDGARFRVGPESAGADPGPACYRRGGPLTVTDCNVMLGKLQPDFFPKIFGPGGDQPLDTAIVKSKFEAMAARIEAATGQKRTPEQVAEGFLTIAVENMANAIKEISIQRGYDVTRYTLCCFGGAGGQHACLVADALGMTKIFLHPMAGVLSAYGMGLADVRAMRESAIEAKLGEPALADAKARLDQLEALAREEMKGQELPEAALSAVRRVHLRYEGTDAALVVEFGGLKEVVARFEAAHRQRYGFIVPDKGHVLEAVSVEVIGKTESVSDPVIEPRALKPQPRSKARVAMRAAGTAHDTRLYDRADLQPGDKIAGPAIIVEPIGTNVIEPGWQAEMTPHGHLVLTRIVALQRASAVGTKVDPVMLEIFNNLFMSIAEQMGSTLEKTSYSVNIKERLDFSCAIFDREGQLIANAPHMPVHLGSMGESIRTVIRSRSATMAPGDVFVLNAPYNGGTHLPDVTVVTPVFERDARPSLTLPHKGGGDKEEGAGAAKLIPSPLMGEGQGGGGATNSPSANRVLFYVASRGHHADIGGITPGSMPPDSRTVEEEGVLIDDFQLVDRGRFLEAEMRALLSSGKYPARNPDQNIADLRAQIAANEKGVQELRRMVAMYGLDVVWAYMGHVQDNAEEQVRRVISVLKDGRFTYPLDDGSQITVAIAIDHPSRSARIDFTGTSPQAASNFNAPSAVCRAAVLYVFRTLVDDTIPMNEGCLKPLEVVIPPGSMLNPRYPAAVVAGNVETSQCITDTLYGALGVMAASQGTMNNLTFGNARYQYYETICGGSGAGPDFDGTDAVHTHMTNSRLTDPEILEWRFPVLVESFAIRRGSGGKGKHRGGDGVTRKLRFREAMTAAILSGHRKVPPYGMAGGEPGAVGKNYVIRADGSRTDLGSTDKTEMNPGDMFVIETPGGGGFGKVEEARKAAE, encoded by the coding sequence ATGGGCAAGCTCGCGGGCGGCAAGGACGCCGCCGTGGAGGGGGGCCGCTGGCAGTTCTGGATCGACCGGGGCGGCACCTTCACCGACATCGTCGCGCGGCGCCCGGATGGCGGCCTCGTGACGCACAAGCTGCTGTCCGAGAATCCCGAGCGTTATCGCGACGCGGCGATCCAGGGCATCCGCGAGCTGCTCAAGCTCGGGGCGGGGCGGCCGATCCCGGCCGACGCGATCGCCGCGGTCAAGATGGGGACCACCGTCGGCACCAACGCGCTGCTCGAGCGCAAGGGCGACCGCACGCTGCTGGCCGTGACCAGGGGCTTCGCCGACGCGCTCAGGATCGGCTACCAGAACCGCCCCGATATCTTCGCGCGGCGGATCGTGCTGCCCGAGCTGCTCTATGAGCGCGTGCTCGAGGTCGATGAGCGCGTCACGGCCGAGGGCGAGGTGCTGCGGCCGCTCGATCTCGCGGGCGCGCGGACCGGGCTGCAGGCGGCGCTCGCGGACGGCATCCATGCGGTCGCGATCCTGCTGATGCACGGCTATCGCCATACCGAGCATGAGCGAAGGCTGGCCGAGCTCGCCCGCGAGATGGGCTTCAGCCAGGTCTCGGTCAGCCACCGCGTCAGCCCGCTGATGAAGCTGGTCGGGCGCGGCGACACCACGGTGGTCGATGCCTATCTCTCGCCGCTGCTGCGCCGCTATGTCGACCAGGTGGCCTCGGAGCTGGGCGGCGCGCGGCTCATGTTCATGCAGTCCAATGGCGGCCTCACCGACGCGCGCCTCTTCCAGGGCAAGGACTGCATCCTGTCGGGCCCCGCGGGCGGCATCGTCGGCGCGGTCGAGACCTCGCGCCAGGCGGGGTTCGAGCGCATCATCGGCTTCGACATGGGCGGCACCTCGACCGACGTGTCGCATTACGCCGGCGAGTATGAGCGCGCCTTCGAGACCCATGTGGCGGGCGTGCGCATGCGCGCGCCCATGATGCAGATCCACACGGTCGCGGCTGGCGGCGGCTCGATCCTGTTCTTCGACGGCGCGCGCTTCCGCGTCGGCCCGGAATCGGCCGGCGCCGATCCCGGCCCCGCCTGCTATCGCCGCGGCGGCCCGCTCACCGTCACCGACTGCAACGTGATGCTGGGCAAGCTGCAGCCCGATTTCTTCCCGAAGATCTTCGGGCCCGGCGGCGACCAGCCGCTCGATACCGCGATCGTCAAGTCCAAGTTCGAGGCGATGGCGGCCCGGATCGAGGCCGCGACCGGACAGAAGCGGACGCCCGAACAGGTGGCCGAGGGTTTCCTCACCATCGCGGTCGAGAACATGGCGAACGCGATCAAGGAGATCTCGATCCAGCGCGGTTATGACGTGACGCGCTACACGCTCTGCTGCTTCGGCGGCGCCGGTGGCCAGCATGCCTGCCTGGTGGCCGACGCGCTGGGCATGACCAAGATCTTCCTCCACCCCATGGCGGGCGTGCTCTCGGCCTATGGCATGGGCCTGGCCGATGTCCGCGCCATGCGCGAATCCGCGATCGAGGCGAAGCTCGGCGAGCCGGCGCTGGCGGATGCCAAGGCGAGGCTCGACCAGCTCGAGGCGCTGGCGCGCGAGGAGATGAAGGGGCAGGAGCTGCCGGAGGCGGCGCTTTCGGCTGTCCGGCGCGTGCATCTGCGCTATGAGGGCACGGACGCCGCCCTGGTGGTGGAGTTCGGCGGCCTCAAGGAGGTCGTCGCGCGCTTCGAGGCGGCGCACCGCCAGCGCTACGGCTTCATCGTGCCCGACAAGGGTCATGTCCTCGAGGCGGTCTCGGTCGAGGTGATCGGCAAGACCGAGAGCGTATCGGACCCGGTGATCGAGCCGCGCGCGCTCAAGCCGCAGCCGCGCTCCAAGGCCCGCGTCGCGATGCGCGCCGCCGGCACCGCCCACGACACGCGGCTCTATGACCGCGCCGACCTGCAGCCGGGCGACAAGATCGCCGGCCCCGCCATCATCGTGGAGCCGATCGGCACCAACGTGATCGAGCCCGGCTGGCAGGCCGAGATGACGCCGCACGGCCATCTGGTTCTCACGCGCATCGTGGCGCTGCAGCGCGCCTCGGCCGTCGGCACCAAGGTCGATCCGGTCATGCTCGAGATCTTCAACAATCTCTTCATGTCGATCGCCGAGCAGATGGGCTCGACGCTGGAGAAGACCAGCTACTCGGTCAATATCAAGGAGCGGCTCGATTTCTCCTGCGCGATCTTCGACCGCGAGGGCCAGCTCATCGCCAATGCGCCGCACATGCCGGTGCATCTGGGCTCGATGGGCGAGAGCATCCGCACCGTCATCCGCAGCCGCAGCGCCACCATGGCTCCCGGCGACGTGTTCGTGCTGAACGCGCCCTATAACGGCGGCACCCATCTGCCGGACGTGACGGTGGTGACGCCGGTGTTCGAGCGGGATGCGCGCCCCTCCCTGACCCTCCCCCACAAGGGGGGAGGGGATAAGGAAGAGGGAGCCGGCGCCGCAAAACTGATCCCCTCCCCCTTGATGGGGGAGGGTCAGGGAGGGGGTGGAGCAACCAACTCTCCGTCCGCCAACCGCGTCCTCTTCTATGTCGCCAGCCGCGGGCATCATGCCGATATCGGCGGGATCACCCCGGGCTCGATGCCGCCCGACAGCCGCACGGTCGAGGAGGAGGGCGTCCTCATCGACGATTTCCAGCTGGTCGATCGCGGCCGCTTCCTCGAGGCGGAGATGCGGGCCTTACTCTCCTCGGGCAAATATCCCGCGCGCAACCCCGACCAGAACATCGCCGACTTGCGCGCCCAGATCGCCGCCAACGAGAAGGGCGTGCAGGAGCTCCGGCGCATGGTGGCGATGTATGGGCTGGACGTGGTCTGGGCCTATATGGGCCATGTCCAGGACAATGCCGAGGAGCAGGTGCGCCGCGTGATCTCCGTGCTCAAGGACGGGCGCTTCACCTATCCGCTCGACGATGGCAGCCAGATCACGGTCGCGATCGCCATCGACCATCCTTCGCGCTCGGCCCGGATCGATTTCACCGGCACCAGCCCGCAGGCCGCGAGCAACTTCAACGCGCCCTCGGCCGTCTGCCGTGCGGCCGTGCTCTATGTCTTCCGGACACTGGTGGACGACACCATCCCGATGAACGAGGGCTGCCTCAAGCCGCTCGAGGTCGTCATCCCGCCCGGCTCGATGCTCAATCCGCGCTATCCCGCGGCGGTGGTGGCGGGCAATGTCGAGACCTCGCAATGCATCACCGACACGCTCTATGGGGCGCTGGGCGTGATGGCGGCCTCGCAGGGCACGATGAACAACCTCACCTTCGGCAACGCGCGCTATCAGTATTACGAGACCATCTGCGGCGGCTCGGGCGCGGGGCCGGACTTCGACGGCACCGACGCGGTCCATACCCACATGACCAACTCGCGCCTGACCGATCCCGAGATTCTGGAATGGCGCTTCCCGGTGCTGGTGGAAAGCTTCGCCATCCGGCGCGGCTCGGGCGGCAAGGGCAAGCATCGCGGCGGCGACGGGGTCACCCGCAAGCTGCGTTTCCGCGAGGCGATGACGGCCGCGATCCTCTCCGGCCACCGCAAGGTGCCGCCCTACGGCATGGCCGGCGGCGAGCCGGGTGCGGTCGGGAAGAACTATGTCATCCGCGCCGATGGCAGCCGCACCGATCTGGGCTCGACCGACAAGACGGAGATGAATCCGGGCGACATGTTCGTGATCGAGACGCCCGGCGGCGGCGGGTTCGGGAAGGTGGAGGAGGCGAGGAAAGCGGCGGAGTGA
- a CDS encoding cupin domain-containing protein, with the protein MNKVAKQAGRKLATALALCAGLALAGAADVFADSPPGDKVTLVSSEPLPNLPGQRLTTVRVEYDPGGKSVSHHHAGVVMAYILTGAIRSQLKGGEVKVYHAGETFFEPPGSEHLVSENASDTEPASLLAIFVAPEGAELTVFDK; encoded by the coding sequence ATGAACAAGGTCGCAAAACAGGCCGGCCGCAAGCTGGCCACCGCCCTCGCCCTCTGCGCCGGCCTGGCGCTCGCGGGCGCGGCCGATGTCTTCGCCGACAGCCCTCCCGGCGACAAGGTCACGCTGGTCTCGAGCGAGCCCTTGCCCAACCTGCCCGGCCAGCGCCTGACCACGGTCCGGGTCGAGTACGACCCCGGCGGCAAGTCCGTCTCGCACCATCATGCCGGCGTGGTGATGGCCTATATCCTGACCGGCGCCATCCGCTCGCAGCTCAAGGGCGGCGAGGTCAAGGTCTATCACGCGGGCGAGACCTTCTTCGAGCCGCCCGGCAGCGAGCATCTGGTGAGCGAGAACGCCAGCGACACGGAACCCGCCAGCCTGCTCGCGATCTTCGTGGCCCCGGAGGGCGCCGAGCTGACGGTGTTCGACAAGTAG
- a CDS encoding carboxymuconolactone decarboxylase family protein, producing the protein MNARMNVAKAAPAAYKAMIGLQQTIENSGLEHSLMELVKMRASQINGCAFCLAMHSADARKAGESEVRLYLLNGWRESPVYSERERAALAWTEALTLITEGHAPDVVYEEVRRQFSDEEIANLTMAVVAINGWNRIAISSRMVPNVAPHNA; encoded by the coding sequence ATGAACGCCAGGATGAATGTCGCGAAGGCCGCTCCCGCCGCCTACAAGGCGATGATCGGGCTGCAGCAGACCATCGAGAACAGCGGGCTGGAACATTCGCTGATGGAGCTGGTGAAGATGCGGGCTTCGCAGATCAATGGCTGCGCCTTCTGCCTCGCGATGCACAGCGCCGATGCGCGCAAGGCCGGCGAGTCCGAAGTGCGCCTTTACCTCCTGAATGGCTGGCGCGAATCCCCCGTCTATAGCGAGCGCGAGCGCGCGGCCTTGGCCTGGACCGAGGCGCTGACGCTCATCACCGAAGGCCATGCGCCGGATGTCGTCTACGAGGAGGTGCGCCGGCAGTTCTCCGACGAGGAGATCGCCAACCTCACCATGGCGGTCGTGGCCATCAATGGCTGGAACCGGATCGCGATCTCCTCGCGGATGGTGCCGAACGTCGCGCCGCACAACGCCTGA
- the pdxR gene encoding MocR-like pyridoxine biosynthesis transcription factor PdxR, with product MKAALNSRIRLDIRLKRRSGGALHRQIYERLRADILEGRLEPGRRLASSRALASQLGVARGTVELAYATLASEGYVETQAAGGTLVASNLSRQRPIPRGRRIQPVRAFLDPAFDTAQPKPFQMGLPALDLFPRKLWSRLAARNARRLSLGALSYQDAAGDRRLREAIAHYLAIARGLSCSSDQIFVTPGYQGALGLITRVLLRPGDPVWFEDPGYFLAREALKQAGAALVPLPVDPEGIDVEAGRARAPWARFAVVTPSHQAPLGVTLSLNRRLALLAWAAEAGAWVIEDDYDSEYRYRGRPLPALKSLDEANRVLYTGTFSKVLHPGLRLGYLVVPPPELERFDRAASLLMPSQGYLDQMTVADFMTEGHFARHIRRMRQLYAERREALATALERRLGDRLRVDLQAGGLHLLGWLREGSDDEALSQRAWAQGLAPLPLSRAVMQARLPPALAMSFTNVPVEESAAVVERMAAVIEGAG from the coding sequence ATGAAAGCCGCCCTTAATTCTCGGATTCGACTGGATATTCGCCTCAAGCGGCGAAGCGGCGGTGCCCTCCACCGCCAGATCTATGAGCGGCTGCGGGCCGATATCCTGGAGGGCCGGCTCGAGCCGGGGCGGCGGCTGGCCTCGAGCCGGGCGCTCGCCAGCCAGCTCGGCGTCGCGCGCGGCACGGTCGAGCTCGCCTATGCCACGCTGGCGAGCGAGGGCTATGTCGAGACCCAGGCCGCGGGCGGCACCCTCGTGGCTTCGAACCTGTCGCGACAGCGCCCGATCCCGCGCGGCCGGCGCATCCAGCCCGTCCGGGCGTTCCTCGATCCGGCGTTCGACACCGCGCAGCCGAAGCCCTTCCAGATGGGGCTGCCGGCGCTCGATCTCTTTCCCCGCAAGCTCTGGTCGCGGCTGGCCGCGCGCAATGCGCGGCGCCTGTCGCTGGGCGCGCTCAGCTATCAGGATGCGGCCGGCGACCGCCGCCTGCGCGAGGCGATCGCGCATTATCTCGCCATCGCGCGCGGCCTTTCCTGCTCCAGCGACCAGATCTTCGTCACGCCCGGCTATCAGGGCGCGCTCGGTCTCATCACGCGCGTGCTCCTGCGGCCGGGCGATCCGGTCTGGTTCGAGGATCCGGGCTATTTCCTCGCGCGCGAGGCCTTAAAGCAGGCGGGCGCGGCGCTGGTGCCGCTGCCGGTCGACCCGGAGGGGATCGATGTCGAGGCGGGCCGCGCGCGGGCGCCCTGGGCGCGTTTCGCGGTGGTGACACCCTCTCACCAGGCGCCGCTCGGCGTGACGCTCTCCCTCAACCGCCGGCTGGCGCTGCTCGCCTGGGCGGCGGAGGCGGGGGCCTGGGTGATCGAGGACGATTACGACAGCGAGTATCGCTATCGCGGCCGTCCTCTGCCGGCCTTGAAGAGCCTCGATGAGGCCAACCGCGTGCTCTATACCGGGACCTTCAGCAAGGTGCTGCATCCGGGCCTGCGGCTGGGCTATCTCGTGGTGCCGCCGCCGGAGCTGGAGCGGTTCGATCGCGCGGCGTCGCTGCTGATGCCGAGCCAGGGCTACCTCGACCAGATGACGGTCGCCGATTTCATGACCGAGGGACATTTCGCGCGCCACATCCGACGCATGCGCCAGCTCTATGCCGAGCGCCGCGAGGCGCTGGCGACAGCCCTCGAGCGTCGGCTCGGCGATCGCCTGCGCGTCGATCTGCAGGCGGGCGGGCTGCATCTGCTGGGCTGGCTGCGCGAAGGATCCGACGACGAGGCGCTGTCCCAGCGCGCCTGGGCGCAAGGCTTGGCGCCATTGCCGCTGAGCCGCGCCGTGATGCAGGCGCGCCTGCCGCCGGCGCTGGCGATGAGCTTCACCAATGTGCCCGTCGAGGAATCCGCGGCCGTGGTGGAGCGGATGGCGGCGGTAATCGAGGGGGCGGGGTGA
- a CDS encoding ATP-binding protein — protein sequence MSTLHAIDEKPLAMRRPGPGKTGHVIAVSGSSVTAILKPGAEGVRIGSIVRMPTSASDVFGMVTSLRAENAQAEIAPTEKHLAEIQLLGETLRAANGQMGSFQRGVSIHPVLGTDLFAATHDELGIVYARPKAANLRVGTIHQDATLPAFVSTDDLLGKHFAVLGVTGSGKSCSVALILRAVLDQNPGGHVVLLDSHNEYAQAFGDRAELISPTNLQLPYWLLNFEEIVTVFASRTGETMEAEHAVLKAAIVEAKRKFAGPGKELDYVTVDTPVPYRLGDVLRQIDAAMGKLEKPENNAAYLRLKARIEALSNDRRFAFMFSGLTVRDNLIDILSRILRMPVERKPITIFDISGVPSEITDVVVSVLCRTLFDFALWSDRSRAMPILLVCEEAHRYVPRDETQTPGPTGKVVATIAREGRKYGVGLCLVSQRPSELSATILSQCNTLFALRMSNERDCNFVRNALPDSAIGLLEALPALRTREAIVVGEGVTVPMRLSFDELDPQFRPKNGTPPFSHAWAADSASREFIADTIERWRKQLRD from the coding sequence ATGTCCACCCTTCATGCGATCGACGAAAAGCCGCTGGCGATGCGCCGGCCGGGTCCGGGCAAGACCGGCCATGTCATCGCGGTCTCCGGTTCCTCGGTCACGGCCATCCTGAAGCCGGGTGCCGAGGGCGTGCGCATCGGCTCGATCGTGCGCATGCCGACCTCGGCCTCGGACGTGTTCGGGATGGTGACCAGCCTGCGCGCCGAGAACGCGCAGGCCGAGATCGCTCCCACCGAGAAGCATCTCGCCGAGATCCAGCTCCTGGGCGAAACCCTGCGCGCCGCGAACGGCCAGATGGGCAGCTTCCAGCGCGGCGTCTCGATCCATCCGGTGCTGGGCACCGACCTCTTCGCCGCGACCCATGACGAGCTGGGCATCGTCTATGCGCGGCCCAAGGCCGCGAACCTGCGCGTCGGCACGATCCACCAGGACGCGACGCTGCCGGCCTTCGTCAGCACCGACGATCTCCTCGGCAAGCATTTCGCCGTGCTGGGCGTGACGGGCTCGGGCAAGTCTTGCTCGGTCGCCCTTATTCTGCGCGCGGTGCTCGACCAGAATCCGGGCGGCCATGTGGTGCTGCTCGATTCCCACAACGAATATGCCCAGGCCTTCGGCGATCGCGCCGAGCTGATCAGCCCGACCAACCTCCAGCTTCCCTATTGGCTGCTCAATTTCGAGGAGATTGTCACCGTCTTCGCCAGCCGCACCGGCGAGACGATGGAGGCGGAGCATGCGGTCCTCAAGGCCGCCATCGTCGAGGCCAAGCGCAAGTTCGCCGGCCCCGGCAAGGAGCTCGACTATGTCACGGTCGACACGCCGGTGCCGTATCGTCTCGGTGATGTGCTGCGCCAGATCGACGCCGCGATGGGCAAACTCGAGAAGCCCGAGAACAACGCCGCCTATCTGCGCCTCAAGGCGCGCATCGAGGCGCTCAGCAACGACCGCCGTTTCGCCTTCATGTTCTCCGGCCTCACGGTGCGCGACAACCTGATCGACATCCTCTCGCGCATCCTGCGCATGCCGGTCGAGCGCAAGCCCATCACCATCTTCGACATCTCCGGCGTGCCCTCCGAAATCACCGACGTGGTGGTCTCGGTGCTCTGCCGCACGCTGTTCGATTTCGCGCTCTGGAGCGACCGCAGCCGCGCCATGCCGATCCTCCTCGTTTGCGAGGAGGCGCACCGCTATGTGCCGCGCGACGAGACCCAGACGCCGGGCCCGACCGGCAAGGTCGTCGCCACGATCGCGCGCGAGGGGCGCAAATACGGCGTCGGGCTCTGCCTGGTGAGCCAGCGGCCCTCGGAGCTGTCGGCCACGATCCTCTCCCAGTGCAACACGCTCTTCGCGCTGCGCATGAGCAACGAGCGCGACTGCAATTTCGTGCGCAACGCCCTGCCGGATTCGGCGATCGGCCTGCTCGAGGCGCTGCCGGCGCTGCGCACCCGCGAGGCGATCGTGGTGGGCGAGGGCGTCACCGTGCCGATGCGGCTTTCCTTCGACGAACTCGATCCGCAGTTCCGCCCCAAGAACGGCACGCCACCCTTCTCCCACGCCTGGGCCGCGGACAGCGCCAGCCGGGAGTTCATCGCCGACACGATCGAGCGCTGGCGCAAGCAGCTCAGGGACTAG
- a CDS encoding sulfite exporter TauE/SafE family protein, giving the protein MLQSFLDLIHSLGPGGTAFLLLVAFGAGILRGYTGFGFALAAVPALTVILDPADMVPAVTLITLLGGLQLVVKVWRQADWPSVWLLLAGAVLGLPFGVIMLRDLPADLMRAFIGLVVLAAVLLLWRGFSFSAAPTKATRLALGVLSGLLNSSTSMGGPPVIIFFLASPAGAAVGRASLLVYFFLLSWVTLGSAALGGLLTLQVLLLTILMLPAMSLGNWVGAHLFTRSTAHTYRRVALIVLASVAAVAIARALAGLVG; this is encoded by the coding sequence TTGCTCCAATCCTTCCTCGACCTGATCCACAGCCTCGGCCCCGGGGGCACCGCCTTCCTGCTGCTGGTCGCCTTCGGCGCCGGCATCCTGCGCGGCTATACCGGCTTCGGCTTCGCGCTGGCGGCGGTACCGGCGCTGACGGTGATCCTCGATCCTGCCGACATGGTGCCGGCCGTGACGCTCATCACGCTCCTGGGCGGGCTGCAGCTTGTGGTGAAAGTCTGGCGCCAGGCGGACTGGCCCTCGGTCTGGTTGCTGCTGGCGGGCGCCGTTCTCGGCCTGCCCTTCGGCGTGATCATGCTGCGCGACCTGCCGGCGGACCTGATGCGTGCCTTCATCGGCCTCGTCGTATTGGCCGCGGTGCTGCTGCTCTGGCGCGGCTTCAGCTTCAGCGCCGCACCCACCAAGGCGACCCGCCTGGCGCTCGGCGTTCTTTCGGGCCTGCTCAACAGCTCGACCTCGATGGGCGGCCCGCCCGTGATCATCTTCTTCCTGGCCTCGCCGGCGGGGGCCGCCGTGGGCCGCGCCTCGCTCCTGGTCTATTTCTTCCTGCTCTCCTGGGTGACGCTGGGCAGCGCTGCCCTGGGCGGCCTTCTCACCCTGCAGGTTCTGCTCCTCACCATCCTGATGCTGCCCGCCATGTCGCTCGGCAACTGGGTCGGCGCGCATCTCTTCACCAGAAGCACCGCCCACACCTACCGCCGGGTCGCGCTGATCGTGCTGGCGAGCGTGGCCGCGGTCGCGATCGCGCGAGCGCTCGCAGGTCTGGTCGGCTAG
- a CDS encoding branched-chain amino acid ABC transporter permease, whose translation MNEAAAVLQPFGRAWRSPAMRAAKLAVLLGALVLAPLFVSDHFILSILIAALMFGVFGAIYDLMVGYCGLTNFGYAGFIAAGSYASALGASFMGVNPWVGLLVGGILCMALGFFTGLIALRVKGLYLGLLTWFVGETIRLTIANSTEITRGMLGLTVMPFPDLLGIDFSRANLHAYYYALLVIGTAIVLACWWLVNSNAGRAFKAIRDDELAAESLGLSATKYKLINFSIASFFTGIVGAFYAHYIGILSPSPTEFGVSRTIEVLTVTYLGGRGTLFGPIFSGFLIVGFQEALRGIGAWRLILFGALLISVMLFFPRGLATLKKWLW comes from the coding sequence GTGAACGAGGCCGCTGCCGTCCTCCAGCCGTTCGGGCGCGCATGGCGTTCACCAGCCATGCGGGCGGCCAAGCTGGCCGTTCTCCTGGGCGCGCTGGTACTCGCCCCGCTGTTCGTGAGCGACCATTTCATCCTCTCGATCCTGATCGCGGCGCTAATGTTCGGCGTCTTCGGCGCGATCTACGACCTCATGGTCGGCTATTGCGGCCTCACGAACTTCGGCTATGCCGGCTTCATTGCCGCAGGGTCTTATGCGTCAGCTCTGGGCGCCTCCTTCATGGGGGTCAACCCGTGGGTGGGCCTGTTGGTCGGGGGCATCCTGTGCATGGCGCTCGGCTTCTTCACCGGCCTGATCGCCCTCAGGGTGAAGGGCCTCTATCTCGGCCTGCTCACCTGGTTCGTCGGGGAGACGATCCGGCTGACAATCGCCAACAGCACAGAGATAACGCGCGGTATGCTCGGGCTGACCGTCATGCCCTTTCCCGATCTGCTTGGGATCGACTTTTCACGGGCCAATCTCCATGCCTACTACTACGCGCTGCTGGTCATCGGCACCGCCATCGTTCTCGCCTGCTGGTGGTTGGTGAACTCGAATGCGGGGCGCGCCTTCAAGGCCATCCGCGACGACGAGCTGGCCGCCGAGAGCCTGGGGCTGAGCGCGACGAAGTACAAGCTGATCAATTTCTCGATCGCGTCGTTCTTCACCGGCATTGTCGGCGCCTTCTACGCCCACTATATCGGGATCCTGTCGCCCTCTCCCACAGAGTTCGGCGTCTCGCGCACGATCGAAGTGCTCACCGTCACCTATCTCGGTGGTCGAGGCACGCTGTTCGGCCCGATATTCTCGGGTTTCCTTATCGTTGGGTTCCAGGAAGCCCTGCGCGGGATCGGCGCTTGGCGCCTCATCCTGTTCGGAGCGCTGCTGATTTCAGTCATGCTGTTCTTCCCCCGCGGCTTGGCGACCCTGAAGAAGTGGCTCTGGTAG
- a CDS encoding branched-chain amino acid ABC transporter permease has translation MDFSLLLDPSILLELLAQGLVRGSMYALMAVGLSLIFGILNVVNFAHGELFMIGAYVMYFVVASLGFPILAGIAAAAVVLFVVGMLIERVLIDPLRRRSGRGWLLDAFVLTIGLTVVFQNLATELVGSRRQGLVEMIPGSLDIMGISLSYDRLVILAATLVVGAGVWLFVRYTPLGKAIRATGQDAEAARALGISVRQIYMITFGIGASLAGISGALLITIFPAYPTVGMLPAMKSFAVVVLGGLGNLPGAIVGGFLLGIIEAFAVFFLAAGWQHVLTAALVVLVLVIRPQGLFAVQGARP, from the coding sequence ATGGACTTCAGCCTTCTTCTGGACCCGTCCATCCTCCTCGAACTCCTGGCGCAAGGACTGGTGCGAGGCTCGATGTATGCCCTGATGGCGGTGGGGTTGTCGCTGATATTCGGAATCCTGAACGTCGTGAACTTCGCGCATGGCGAGTTGTTCATGATCGGCGCCTACGTCATGTATTTCGTCGTGGCCTCCCTCGGGTTTCCGATCCTTGCCGGAATTGCCGCGGCGGCTGTCGTGCTTTTCGTGGTCGGGATGCTCATCGAGCGGGTCCTCATCGATCCGCTGAGGCGACGATCGGGGCGCGGCTGGCTTCTCGACGCCTTCGTGCTCACGATCGGGCTCACGGTGGTGTTTCAGAACCTCGCGACCGAGCTGGTCGGCAGCCGCCGCCAGGGCTTGGTGGAGATGATTCCGGGCTCCCTCGACATCATGGGCATCTCGCTGAGCTATGACAGGCTTGTGATTCTCGCCGCCACCCTCGTGGTCGGCGCGGGCGTATGGCTGTTCGTGCGCTACACCCCCCTCGGCAAGGCGATTCGCGCGACGGGCCAGGACGCGGAAGCGGCCCGGGCGCTCGGAATCAGCGTCCGTCAGATTTACATGATCACCTTCGGCATCGGTGCGTCGCTCGCAGGCATTTCCGGCGCTCTCCTTATCACCATCTTTCCGGCTTATCCCACCGTCGGCATGTTGCCTGCCATGAAGAGCTTCGCGGTGGTTGTGCTCGGTGGATTGGGGAACCTGCCCGGTGCGATCGTCGGCGGCTTTTTGCTCGGCATCATCGAGGCCTTTGCCGTCTTCTTCCTGGCGGCGGGCTGGCAGCACGTACTGACCGCCGCGCTCGTGGTTCTGGTGCTGGTCATCCGGCCGCAAGGGCTCTTCGCGGTTCAAGGGGCTCGCCCGTGA